A genomic region of Lachnoclostridium edouardi contains the following coding sequences:
- the hpt gene encoding hypoxanthine phosphoribosyltransferase, which yields MADKIRVLLSEEEVNKRINEIAAEINRDYAGKKVHLICILKGGVFFTCELAKRITVPVSLDFMSVSSYGSGTESSGVVKIIKDLDEPLEGKDVLIVEDIIDSGRTLSYLIEVLKQRNPATIQLCTLLDKPERRVKKQVQVQYTCFTIPDEFVVGYGLDYDQHYRNLPYIGVIEK from the coding sequence ATGGCTGATAAAATACGTGTATTATTAAGTGAGGAAGAAGTTAATAAAAGAATTAATGAAATTGCAGCTGAAATCAACAGGGATTATGCGGGAAAAAAGGTACATTTAATTTGTATATTAAAGGGCGGAGTATTCTTTACATGCGAACTGGCAAAAAGAATTACAGTGCCTGTTTCTCTGGATTTTATGTCGGTGTCCAGCTATGGCAGTGGTACAGAATCCAGCGGAGTGGTAAAAATCATTAAAGACCTGGATGAACCGCTGGAAGGTAAGGATGTATTGATTGTGGAGGACATTATTGACTCCGGACGTACCCTTTCTTATTTAATTGAAGTTTTAAAGCAGAGAAATCCAGCTACAATTCAGCTGTGTACCTTGTTAGATAAACCGGAGAGAAGGGTAAAGAAGCAGGTACAGGTACAGTATACCTGTTTTACTATTCCAGATGAATTTGTAGTAGGGTATGGGCTGGACTATGATCAGCATTACAGAAATTTACCATATATTGGAGTAATTGAAAAATAA